A window of Candidatus Neomarinimicrobiota bacterium contains these coding sequences:
- a CDS encoding tetratricopeptide repeat protein: protein MGHGLLAQVIQQRAKHTAAALFLVTLLAAGCGTASVAITVTRPAEINLKDYRKIAIGDIIGQDERKGKHAKDLSDELTSALVASNQFEVLNRKNLARIMTEHDLSETGIIDESTAPELGKLIGTAALIFGRIQTDQYEEDLSTGASYKDKKGKVHQTHTRIGTYRVTANLQIIDIQTAKVLAARTLTANRSARKTADLKDPGRIDRDALFRSCIKNISGQFMRMVAPYEVQVRAAFLTDDLLPETDQAIAFFRIGEWEDGITLLRDAVGKLGLDSEVQSKVYYNLGLAEIYTQEFDSALKHLKTALSLNPKSRRIQKTIVRAKDEKENAEKLKEQI, encoded by the coding sequence ATGGGACACGGCCTACTTGCCCAAGTCATTCAGCAACGAGCCAAACACACGGCGGCTGCCCTGTTCCTGGTGACATTACTTGCGGCAGGCTGTGGCACCGCGTCCGTCGCCATCACAGTTACCAGGCCAGCCGAAATCAATCTGAAGGATTATCGCAAGATCGCCATCGGAGATATCATTGGCCAGGATGAACGCAAGGGGAAGCACGCCAAGGATCTGTCGGATGAACTCACCTCTGCCCTGGTTGCTTCGAATCAATTTGAGGTCCTCAACCGCAAGAATCTCGCACGGATCATGACTGAGCATGACCTGAGTGAAACCGGAATCATTGATGAATCGACAGCGCCGGAACTCGGCAAGCTCATCGGAACAGCGGCACTGATATTCGGACGCATTCAGACCGACCAATACGAGGAAGACTTGAGCACTGGGGCATCGTACAAAGATAAAAAAGGCAAAGTCCATCAGACGCATACGAGAATAGGGACCTACCGCGTGACGGCAAACTTGCAGATTATAGATATCCAAACAGCTAAAGTGCTGGCTGCCAGGACCCTCACCGCCAACAGATCAGCCCGCAAAACCGCCGACCTCAAGGACCCGGGCAGGATAGACCGCGACGCGCTGTTCCGCAGCTGCATCAAGAATATCTCCGGGCAGTTCATGCGGATGGTGGCCCCCTACGAGGTTCAGGTTCGGGCGGCGTTTCTCACGGATGATCTGCTGCCGGAAACAGACCAGGCCATCGCATTTTTCCGTATCGGTGAATGGGAGGACGGCATAACCTTGCTCAGGGACGCCGTGGGCAAGCTGGGACTGGACAGTGAGGTTCAGTCCAAGGTCTACTACAATTTGGGTCTGGCAGAGATTTATACGCAGGAATTTGACTCGGCGCTGAAACACCTCAAGACCGCCCTGAGCCTGAATCCAAAGTCAAGGCGCATCCAGAAAACCATCGTGAGGGCCAAGGACGAGAAGGAAAATGCGGAGAAACTCAAGGAGCAGATCTGA